The following proteins are co-located in the Streptomyces sp. NBC_01198 genome:
- a CDS encoding FadR/GntR family transcriptional regulator has protein sequence MTPYARRGVHGQTVETLARRVLSGEIPEGSTLDLVALQGELDLSLTALRESLKVLAAKGMVDARQRRGTFVRARADWNLLDADVLRWQFAGGTGAGSDLSLLRNLGEVRGIVEPAAVRLAAVRRTDDDLTALDEALTAMARQDGGPAHAVEADLAFHRALLAATHNELLERMEMVIESGLAHRDEIVHSSPHGEDPVPSHRAVLEAVRDRDPDAAEAAMRALLDQAVRDLDLVHGTGSGVEDDR, from the coding sequence ATGACCCCGTACGCGCGCCGCGGAGTGCACGGCCAGACCGTGGAGACCCTCGCGCGCCGGGTGCTCAGCGGTGAGATCCCCGAGGGGTCGACACTCGATCTCGTGGCGTTGCAGGGCGAGTTGGACCTCAGCCTGACCGCCCTTCGCGAATCCCTGAAGGTCCTCGCGGCCAAGGGCATGGTCGACGCGCGGCAGAGGCGCGGCACCTTCGTACGCGCCCGGGCCGACTGGAACCTGCTCGACGCGGACGTGCTGCGCTGGCAGTTCGCCGGCGGTACCGGGGCCGGCTCCGACCTGTCGCTGCTGCGCAACCTCGGCGAAGTCCGCGGCATCGTCGAACCCGCCGCCGTCCGGCTCGCCGCCGTACGCCGCACCGACGACGACCTGACCGCCCTCGACGAAGCACTCACCGCGATGGCCCGCCAGGACGGCGGTCCTGCCCACGCCGTCGAGGCCGACCTGGCCTTCCACCGCGCCCTGCTCGCCGCCACCCACAACGAACTGCTCGAACGCATGGAGATGGTCATCGAATCGGGACTCGCCCACCGCGACGAGATCGTCCACAGTTCACCGCACGGCGAGGACCCGGTGCCCAGCCACCGTGCCGTCCTCGAAGCGGTGCGCGACCGGGACCCGGACGCAGCGGAGGCCGCCATGAGAGCCCTGCTCGACCAGGCGGTACGCGATCTGGACCTCGTGCACGGCACCGGCTCCGGGGTGGAGGACGACCGGTGA
- the dgoD gene encoding galactonate dehydratase, with translation MKISRVETFLVAPRWLFCRVETDEGLVGWGEPVVEGRAEVVRAAVDVLAEQLIGQDPLRIQDHWQVLTKGGFYRGGPVLSSAVAGLDQALWDIAGKAYGAPVHALLGGAVRDTVRVYAWVGGDEPARLTDEINAQIDAGFSAVKMNAAGRTDPLTTPAGTAAVVERVAAAREALGPHRDVAVDFHGRFTPAGARRVLHEIGPLHPLFVEEPLLPEHGHLTASLVASTPVPLATGERLYSRAEFLPVLSAGMAIAQPDLSHAGGITEVTRIAALAETFGAQLAPHCPLGPISLAASLQVAFCTPNFLIQEQSLGIHYNKDADLLSYLLDTEPFRFTEGHARRTTLPGLGVTVDESAVRAADRAGHAWRNPVWRHADGSFAEW, from the coding sequence GTGAAGATCTCTCGGGTCGAGACCTTCCTCGTGGCGCCCCGCTGGCTGTTCTGCCGGGTCGAGACCGACGAGGGACTGGTCGGCTGGGGCGAGCCTGTGGTGGAGGGCCGCGCCGAAGTGGTGCGCGCCGCCGTCGACGTCCTGGCAGAACAGCTGATCGGCCAGGACCCGTTGCGCATCCAGGACCACTGGCAGGTGCTCACCAAGGGAGGCTTCTACCGCGGTGGCCCGGTGCTCTCCAGCGCCGTCGCCGGACTCGACCAAGCGCTGTGGGACATCGCGGGTAAGGCCTACGGCGCCCCCGTGCACGCGCTTCTCGGCGGGGCGGTACGCGATACGGTTCGCGTCTACGCCTGGGTCGGGGGCGACGAACCGGCCCGGCTCACCGATGAGATCAACGCCCAGATCGACGCCGGCTTCAGCGCGGTCAAGATGAACGCCGCGGGCCGCACCGACCCCCTCACCACCCCGGCGGGCACCGCCGCCGTCGTGGAGCGGGTGGCCGCCGCCCGCGAGGCGCTCGGCCCGCACCGCGATGTCGCCGTCGACTTCCACGGCCGCTTCACCCCGGCCGGCGCCCGGCGGGTCCTGCACGAAATCGGCCCGCTCCACCCGCTGTTCGTCGAGGAGCCGCTGCTGCCGGAACACGGCCACCTCACCGCGTCCCTGGTCGCGTCCACACCCGTCCCGCTCGCCACCGGCGAACGGCTCTACAGCCGGGCCGAGTTCCTCCCCGTGCTCAGCGCCGGCATGGCCATCGCCCAGCCCGACCTCTCGCACGCCGGCGGCATCACCGAGGTGACCCGGATCGCCGCCCTCGCTGAGACCTTCGGCGCGCAGCTGGCGCCGCACTGCCCGCTCGGCCCCATCTCCCTCGCTGCCAGCCTCCAAGTCGCCTTCTGCACACCGAACTTCCTCATCCAGGAGCAGAGCCTTGGCATCCACTACAACAAGGACGCCGACCTGCTGTCCTACCTTCTCGACACCGAGCCCTTCCGTTTCACCGAGGGCCACGCCCGGCGCACCACCCTGCCCGGCCTGGGCGTCACCGTCGACGAGAGCGCGGTCCGTGCCGCCGACCGCGCCGGGCACGCATGGCGCAACCCCGTATGGCGCCACGCCGACGGGTCCTTCGCCGAATGGTGA
- a CDS encoding bifunctional 4-hydroxy-2-oxoglutarate aldolase/2-dehydro-3-deoxy-phosphogluconate aldolase translates to MDLLTALRTHRLVAVVRGADPDAAHRAVMALTEEGVALVEVSLSGAGALDVIARTRASLGPAAPLGAGTVLTADDARAVQAAGADFVVTPALGEGVTAARELGMPVLAGVITPTDIVTARGMGAEALKIFPAEQAGGPGYLRALRGPFPDLPFVPVGGVDAPAARAYLAAGATAVGVGSPLLGDAADGGSVDALRIRAREFLRAVRDFGQGQEDR, encoded by the coding sequence GTGGACCTACTGACCGCGCTGCGTACCCACCGGCTCGTCGCGGTCGTCCGCGGCGCCGACCCCGACGCCGCCCACCGGGCGGTGATGGCCCTGACAGAGGAAGGCGTCGCCCTGGTCGAGGTCTCGCTCAGCGGCGCGGGGGCGCTCGACGTCATCGCCCGGACCCGCGCCTCCCTCGGGCCCGCCGCTCCGCTCGGCGCCGGCACCGTGCTCACCGCCGACGACGCCCGCGCCGTCCAGGCCGCCGGAGCCGACTTCGTGGTCACCCCCGCACTCGGCGAAGGGGTCACCGCCGCCCGTGAGTTGGGCATGCCCGTACTCGCAGGGGTGATAACGCCCACTGACATCGTGACCGCCCGAGGGATGGGCGCCGAAGCGCTGAAGATCTTCCCCGCGGAGCAGGCCGGCGGCCCCGGCTACCTCCGCGCCCTGCGCGGTCCCTTCCCCGACCTCCCCTTTGTCCCGGTCGGCGGTGTGGACGCCCCCGCCGCCCGGGCCTACCTCGCCGCCGGTGCCACCGCCGTCGGCGTCGGCTCCCCGCTCCTCGGGGACGCGGCCGACGGCGGCAGCGTGGACGCGCTACGGATCAGGGCCCGGGAGTTCCTGCGGGCGGTGCGGGACTTCGGCCAGGGACAGGAGGACCGGTGA